The following are from one region of the Limnohabitans sp. TEGF004 genome:
- a CDS encoding TcpQ domain-containing protein, whose translation MKKLTPLILLVLTACASSPPPPPPQAFGPVAKINTDEEALAELIRAARAGLPHQTRYTAERGDDVRRVLATWTRQAQMRLVWNTKTQVTTIGGIDEPDIRAAVLALAVLLKDENNPLMVEFPDKTTVVVSDFPNK comes from the coding sequence ATGAAAAAACTGACACCCCTAATTCTTTTGGTGCTCACTGCTTGCGCCAGTTCGCCACCGCCACCGCCACCGCAGGCCTTTGGTCCGGTAGCAAAGATCAACACCGATGAAGAAGCACTAGCTGAGCTTATCCGAGCTGCCCGCGCAGGCCTGCCGCACCAAACGCGCTATACGGCTGAACGTGGTGACGATGTTCGACGTGTTTTGGCCACCTGGACTCGTCAAGCACAGATGCGCTTGGTATGGAACACAAAAACGCAAGTCACAACCATTGGTGGCATTGATGAACCAGACATTCGTGCTGCCGTGCTTGCACTGGCAGTACTACTCAAAGATGAAAACAACCCACTCATGGTGGAGTTTCCAGACAAGACGACGGTTGTCGTTTCAGATTTTCCGAACAAGTGA